From the Thermus brockianus genome, the window CTCACCCTGGGGGAGGAGGGGGCCTTGGCCTTCCTGGGGGAAAGGGAGGTGCGCCTGCCGGCGGAAAGGGTGGCGGTGGTGGACACCGTGGGGGCGGGGGATAGCTTCACGGCGGGCCTCCTCACCCTCCTCCTCCGGAAGGGCTACACCCGGGCAAGCCTCCCCACCCTCGCTCCGGAGGACCTGGAAGCAAGCCTAAGGGGCGCCACGGCCCTCGCCGCCCTCGCCTGTACCGTGCGGGGAGCCTACCTGCCGGAGGAGGGCCTTAGGGCCTGGCGGGCCCGCTTCCTAGGGGATTAGGAGGACCTTCCCCGTGGTCTTCCTCCCCTCCAGGGCCTCGTGGGCCTCCTGGGCCTTTTCCAGGGGGAACTCGGCCCCGATGAGGACCTTAAGCCACCCTTCCCGCACCGCCTGGAAAACCTCCCCCGCCCGCCAAAGGAGCTCCTTGCGGCTTGCCGTGTAGTGGTGGAGGGTGGGGCGGGTGAGGAAGAGGCTTCCCTTGCGGTTCAGGATCTGGGGGTCCTGGGGCGGCACGGGACCCGAGGACTGGCCGAAGAGGACCAGGTAGCCCCGGGGGCGGAGGGCCTCGAGGCTCTCCAGGAAGGTGGCCTGCCCCACCCCGTCGTAGACCACATCCACCCCGCCCCCGGAAAGGGCCTTCACCGCCTGGGCGAAGCCCTCGTAGGGGAGGGCGTAGTCCGCCCCCAAGGAGCGCGCCAGGGCCCGCTTCTCCTCCGTGCTGGCCGTGGCGTAGACCGTGGCCCCAAGCCGCTTGGCCCACTGGACGAGGAGGGTGCCCACCCCTCCCGCGGCGGCGTGCACCAGGACCTGGGTCCCCGGCCCCACGGGGTAGGTGCTCTTCAGGAGGTAGTGCACGGTCATCCCCTGGAGGAGGACCGCCGCCGCCAGTTTGGGGCTGAGCCCCTCGGGGATGGGCACCAGACGCTCGGCAGGGACGAGCTGGTACTCGGCGTAAGCGCCCTGCACGTTGGCGAAGGCCACCCGGTCCCCCGGGCGCACGCCCAGGACCCCTTCCCCCACCTGCTCCACCACCCCAGCCCCCTCCTCGCCGAGGGTGAAGGGGAGGGGCATGGGGTAGAGGCCCTTCCGCTTGTAGGTGTCAATGTAGTTGACCCCGATGGCCTCCAACCGGACCAAAACCTCCCCCGGCCCCGGCTTGGGGAGGGGAAGCTCCTCTAGCCGCAACGCCTCGGGCCCGCCCACCTCGTGTACCCGGATCGCCCGCATGGGCCTAGTCTACCCAAGATGGGCGTAGGGACCCTTAGGCAGCGGTCCGACCGCCCAAGTCCCCAAGCAGGGTAAAAGGCAGGGGGCCCGGACCCAAAGGCCCACCGATAAGCCCTGCCGGACCACCGGGGCTAAAAGGCCCGGGCGTACTGGGGAGGGACCTCCGCCCTGGCCCCCAGGGCCTGGGCCGCCCGCAAGGGGAAGTAAGGGTCGCGGAGGAGGACCCGCCCCAGGAGGACGAGGTCGGCGCTACCCGCCTGGAGGAGGGTTTCCGCCTGTTCAGGGGCGGTGATGAGGCCCACGGCCCCCGTGCGAAGCCCCACCCGTTTGCGCACGGCATCGGCGAAGGGCACCTGAAACCCAGGGGCCACCGGCACCCGCACCCCAGGCACCACGCCCCCGCTGGAGCAGTCCAAAAGGTCCACCCCTAGGGCCTTAAGCCTTTGGGCGAAGGTCAGGGTGTCCTCCAGGCCCCACCCCCCTTCCGCCCAGTCCGTGGCGGAAACCCGCACGAAGAGGGGAACCTCCTCGGGCAGGGCCTCCCGCACCGCCTGGGCCACCCTTAGGGGGAAGCGCATGCGGCCTTCCAGGCTCCCTCCATAGGCGTCCTCCCGCCGGTTGCTCAGGGGGGAGAGGAAGGAGGAGAGGAGGTAGCCGTGGGCCATGTGGAGCTCCACCACCTGGAAGCCCGCCCTCAGGGCCCGCCTCGCCCCTTCCACGAAAGCCTCCAAAACCCTTTCCATCCCCCCCTCGTCCAGGGGCTCGGGCACGGGGTAGCCCTCGGCAAAAGGGATGGGGCTTGGCCCCACCACCCGCCAGCCCAAGGGCTTTCCCCCTTCCCAGGGCCTCGCCACCCCCGCCTTGCGCCCGGCGTGGGCCAGCTGGATGCCCGGCACCGCCCCCGCCTCCCGGATGCGGCGGGCTAGCTCCGCAAGGCCCGGGAGGTGCTCCTCCGACCAGATGCCCAGGTCAAAGGGGCTGATGCGCCCCTCGGGGAGGACAGCGGTGGCCTCGAGGAGCACGAGCCCCACGCCCCCTAGGGCCCGGGTAGGGTAGTGGAGGAGGTGCCAGTCCGTGACCTTCCCGTCCTCCGTGGCCGAGTACTGGCACATGGGGGACATGGCCAGGCGGTTTTTGAGCCGCACGCCGCGAAGCGCTAGAGGGGTAAAGAGAAGGGACATGCCCCCATTATCGCCAAGGGACACCCTGCCCCGCATGGTAAGATTTCTCCATGGACCCCGGCCTCGAGGCCGCCTTCCGCTACGTGGAGCGCCTCCTCTTTGGCAACGAGGAGCGCCCTGGCCTCACCCTCTACGACCTGGAGCGCCTGGTGGGCTACCCCGCCAAGGGCGAAGGACCTCTGAGCTACACCCTCCCCCCCACCAAAAGCCTTTCCGGCGTCCAAGCAGTACGCCTTTTCTACTACCCCAAAGACCTCAACCTCCAGCTCATCGTGGAAATAGAGGACCTGGAGGGGAGAAAGCACCTCCGCCACTTCCGCTGGAACGGCTATACCTGGGAGGTGCCCGAGGGGAAGCGGGGTGACTTAAGGAGTACCGAGGAAAGCCTGGGTCTGGTCCAAGTGGGGGAGGACTACTTCCTGGGCTTTCCCCGCGAAGAGGCCAAGGAGCTGGCGGAAGCGGTGCGCAAGGGGGAAGCCCTGGGAGTCAAGTACCTCCTCTGCCCCCGGTGTGGGGCCCGGGTCTTCTATGCCCCCTCGGTGCGGCCGGTAGAGGTGTCCTGTCCCCGGTGCGGCAACCCCACCCTGCTCTTTAAAACCTTGAGCGGCAACGAGGCGCCCAAGGACCCCCTCGAGGCCCTGGCGGAGGAGCAAAGGGCCCTAAGGAAAACCTTGGAGGAGCTCCTTAGCTACCTCAAGCGGAAGCTCGGCCCCTAGACCCGCACCCCCGGTTGGCCCCAGCCGGTGTAGGCGTAAAACCGCCCCCGCTCCCCGGAGAGGTAATCCAGAAGGGGTTCCTGCAAGGGGCGGTGGCCGGCCAGCTTGGCCGCCACCTCTTCCGGGGTGAAAAAGCGGGCCTCCACGATGTGCCCATCGGGGTCCTTGGGGTTTAAAAGCCCCTCGTAGCTGGCCTTGAAGGCCATGGCCAGGGTGCGCTCGTTCTTGCGCCGGTCCTCCACCTGGATCACGTAGGCCAGGTGCTCCACCGCCTTAACCCAAAGCCCCGTCTCCTCCCGCACCTCCCGGGCCAGGGCCTCCAGTACCGTCTCCCCCGGCTCCACCGTGCCCCCGGGAAGGGTATAGCGCACCTGGCCCTTGCGGCCCCAGTCGTTCCCCACCAAGAGAACCCGGCCCTGGCGGTCCAGGAGGATGGCCGCCACCACCAGGATCTCGCGGCGCATCACGCTTCCGTCATGGCCTCCAGCTGGCGCTCCTGGTCAGCCCGCTTGAGGGCCTCCAAAAGGGGCTGGAGGTGGCCCGAGAGGACGCCCTCGAGGTCGTGGGTGGTGAAGCCGATGCGGTGGTCCGTGACCCGGGACTGGGGGAAGTTATAGGTGCGGATCTTCTCCGAGCGCTCCCCGGTGCCAATCTGGGCCAGGCGGGTCTGGCGGAGCTTTTCCGCCTCCTCCGCCCGCTTCATTTCCAGGAGGCGGCTCCTTAGGATCATGAGGGCCTTCTCCCGGTTTTTAATCTGGCTCCGGGAATCCTGGCAGGTGACCATGATCCCCGTGGGCAGGTGCACCACCCGCACGGCAGAGTCCGTGGTGTTCACCCCCTGCCCCCCAGGCCCCGAGGCCCGCATCACGTCAATGCGGATCTCGTCCATGTTGAGCTGGAAGTCCGCCTCCTCCGCCTTGGGCAAGACGGCCACCGTGGCCGTGGAGGTGTGGATCCGCCCCTGGGTTTCCGTGGCCGGAACCCGCTGCACCCGGTGGACCCCGCTCTCGTACTTGAAGGTGCCGTAAGCGCCCGGACCCCGCACCTCAAAAACCACCTTGGAAAAGCCGCCAAGGTCCGTGGGGTTGGAGTCCAGGATCTCCGTTTCAAACCCCATCTCCTCGGCGAAGCGGAGGTACATCTCCAAGAGGTCCCGGGCAAAAAGGGCCGCCTCCTCCCCCCCGGTGCCGGCCCGGATCTCCACGATGGCGTCCCGCTCGTCCATGGGGTCTTTGGGCAGGAGGTGGCGCTCAAGCTCCCGCTCCAGCTCGTCCTTCCGGGCAAGAAGCCGTTCCTTCTCCGCCTTGGCCTCCTCCTTCAGGTCGGGGTCCTCCAGGAGGGTTTCCAGGCCCTCGAGGTCCTCCAGCACCTTGCGGTAGTCCCGGATGAGGGCGATGATCTCCCCCATCTCAGCGTAGCGCCGGGAAAGGTTCTGGTAGCGCCCGGGGTCCTTTAGGACCTCGGGGTCGGCAAGGAGCGCTTCCAGCTCCCGGTACTCTTCTTCTAGGCGCGCGAGCTTATCCAGCATACCTTACCTCAGGATACCCCAAAGCGGGCTTGCCTCGGGGTTTAGGTTTGCCTAAAATCAGGGGCATGGACACCCCGGTCCTCCACGCCCTCCTGGGCGGCCTTTTCACCTGGGGGCTGACCGCAGTGGGAGCCGCCAGCGTTTTTCTCGCCCAAGAGCCCAGCCGCAAACTTCTGGACGGCATGCTAGGTTTCGCCGCCGGGGTGATGCTGGCAGCGAGCGTCTTCTCCCTCCTCCTGCCGGGGATGGAGATGGCGGAAGCCCAAGGGCAAAACCCCCTCGTTCCGGCGGTGGTGGGCTTCCTCCTGGGCGGGGCCTTGCTGCGCCTTTTGGACCGCTTTCTTCCCCACATCCACCTCATGCCGGAGGCCAGGGCGGAGGGCCTCCCCACCCATTGGCGGCGCACCACCCTTCTCATCCTGGCCATCACCCTGCACAACTTCCCCGAGGGGCTGGCGGTGGGGGTAGCCTTCGGGGCTGCGGACCTGGACCCCACAGGAGCGGCAAGCCTGGGGGCAGCTATTGCCCTAGCCGTGGGCATTGGGCTGCAAAACCTGCCCGAGGGCCTCGCCGTGGCCTGGCCCCTGCGGCGGGCAGGGGTGGGGGCGGGGCTCGCCTTCTTCTACGGCCAGCTTTCCGCCATCGTGGAACCCCTGGGAGCGGTCTTAGGAGCGCTTTTGGTGGGGCAGATGATGGCCCTCCTTCCCTACCTCATGGCCTTGGCGGCGGGGGCCATGGTCTTCGTCATCGTGGAGGAGGTGATCCCGGAAAGCCAGGCGGAAGGGAACGGGGACGTGTCCACCTTCGGGGTCATGGTGGGCTTCGCCACCATGATGGCCCTGGACGTGGCCTTGGGCTAGCCCCGGCCCAGGCGCTCCCGAAGGAGGCGGGCGGCCTCCTCCGCCTTGGCCTTGGCGGTCTCCGCCGCCTTCTTGGCCGCCTCCGCCAAGCCTTTGAGCTGGTCGGGTAGTCCGTCCTGGTCCTGGTCCAACTCCCTCAGGCGGGCCTTCGCCTCCTCCAGCGCCTTCTTGGCCTCCTCCAAGGCCCGCTCCACCACGTCGGGCCGGCCATCCTTGTCCTGGTCCAGCTTGTCCTTGAGCTCCAAGAGGCGCTTCTCCGCCTCATCGGCCACGGACCGCACCGTCTCCTTGGTCTTTTCCAAGAAATCTCTGAAATCCGCCATGCTTCATGCTACAACAAGGCCCTAAGGTCCGCCACCACCTTGTCCGTGGCCTCCACCTTGTCCGGGCTGAAGAGGAGGACAAGCTTCCCCCCTTGTACCACGAAGGTGGTGGCGGTGTGGTCCACCAGGTACTCCCCGGGCCCCCGGTACTGGGTCTTCTGGTAGTAGACGCCAAAGCCCTGGGCCACCTCCCGGATGGCCTCGGGGCTTCCGGAAAGGCCCAGGAAGCGGGGATGGAAGGCCTTGGCGTAGCGGTCCGCCACCTCGGGCGGGTCCCGCTCTGGGTCCACGCTGACGAAGACCACCTGCACCCTTTCCTGCTCCTTCGGGGAAAGCTTCTCGTAAGCCCGCTTCAAGGCGAGAAGGGTGGTGGGGCAGACATCGGGGCAGTGCACGTAGCCGAAGAAGAGGAGGACCACCTTGTCCTGGAAATCGGCCAAGCGCACAGGGTCCCCTGGGCCTTGCAGGGCAAAGTCCACGGGCTTAGGCTGCATGAGCCTGGTGCCGTAGAAGCTATGGCCCTTGGGCAGGAAAAGGTAGGCCACCCCCAGGAGGGCCAAGAGGGCAAGGGAAAGCCCAAGCCACCTCATCGGGCCTCCACGGGCAGGAGCACCTTAAGCTGGGTGCCGTTTTGGAACTTCAGGACAAGCTCCACCTTTTCCCCCAGCTTGAGGGGCCGCTTGAGGTTGAAGAGCATGAGGTGGTACCCGCCCGGCTTGAGGACAAGCCTTCCCTTGGGCGGGACCTCCGCGAAGTCCACAGGCCGCATTCCCATGACCATCTTGCCGTCTTTTTCCTGGTGGAAGGTGCCGTGAAGCTCCACCCGCTCGGCCCACGCCGCCTCCGCCCCCAAAAGGCGCAAAGGGCGTTCACCCGGGTTCTCCAAGGTTAGGTACGCAGCGGTAACGGCCAGGCTAGCCGGGTAACGGACCCACCCCTCCACCAGCCGCACCTCCTGGGCCAGGGCCAGACCGAGAAGAAAGGGGAGTGCCATCCAACGCCGCATGGCTACAGGATAGGGGGCCTCAGGGGGACAAATGTACTTCACCGGGGTAAGATGCCCCCTGGAAGGAGCCTTGGGACTATGCTCCGCTTAGCCGGCATTCTCCTTACCCTCCCCTTCTTCCTCCAGCTCCTCGGCCTGGGGGATACCCCCTTGGGCGGGGGGCTTTGCGGGGAGGTCTTCCGCCTGAAGGACCCTAGCCTTGCCCTGCAAACCCCGGGCTTTTGGTACGGCCTCCTCTTCATGCTCCTCCTGGCCTTGGAGCTGGGCTACGGGCTTTCCCTCCTCCTTTTGCCCCTTCTGGAGGTGCGCCTTGGCCCCCCTTGGCTCCGAGCCGGGCGCCTTTTGGTGGGGGTGCTCCTGGTCCTCTTCCTCCTCACCCGCACCACCGGGCTTCCCATACCCACCCCCGCAGGTGTGGTCCTGGAACCCGCTCCCTTGGACCCCTTGGGCCTCCTTTTGGTGGGGCTATCCCTTTTGGGTGGGCTTCTTTTGCGCGAGAATGGGGGGCATGGAACGCCTGCTTGAGGTGATGCGCCGCCTTAGGGGCCCCGGAGGGTGCCCTTGGGACCGGGCCCAGACCCACGAGAGCCTGGTCCCCTACCTCCTGGAGGAGGCCTCGGAGGCGGCGGACGCCCTCCTGGGCGGGAACCCCAAGGAGATGGCGGAGGAGCTTGGGGACGTCCTCCTCCAGGTGGCCTTCCACAGCGTCATCGCCGAGGAGGAAGGGCGCTTCGCTTACGAGGACGTGGAAAGGGCCATCGT encodes:
- a CDS encoding quinone oxidoreductase family protein encodes the protein MRAIRVHEVGGPEALRLEELPLPKPGPGEVLVRLEAIGVNYIDTYKRKGLYPMPLPFTLGEEGAGVVEQVGEGVLGVRPGDRVAFANVQGAYAEYQLVPAERLVPIPEGLSPKLAAAVLLQGMTVHYLLKSTYPVGPGTQVLVHAAAGGVGTLLVQWAKRLGATVYATASTEEKRALARSLGADYALPYEGFAQAVKALSGGGVDVVYDGVGQATFLESLEALRPRGYLVLFGQSSGPVPPQDPQILNRKGSLFLTRPTLHHYTASRKELLWRAGEVFQAVREGWLKVLIGAEFPLEKAQEAHEALEGRKTTGKVLLIP
- a CDS encoding NADH:flavin oxidoreductase/NADH oxidase; the encoded protein is MSLLFTPLALRGVRLKNRLAMSPMCQYSATEDGKVTDWHLLHYPTRALGGVGLVLLEATAVLPEGRISPFDLGIWSEEHLPGLAELARRIREAGAVPGIQLAHAGRKAGVARPWEGGKPLGWRVVGPSPIPFAEGYPVPEPLDEGGMERVLEAFVEGARRALRAGFQVVELHMAHGYLLSSFLSPLSNRREDAYGGSLEGRMRFPLRVAQAVREALPEEVPLFVRVSATDWAEGGWGLEDTLTFAQRLKALGVDLLDCSSGGVVPGVRVPVAPGFQVPFADAVRKRVGLRTGAVGLITAPEQAETLLQAGSADLVLLGRVLLRDPYFPLRAAQALGARAEVPPQYARAF
- a CDS encoding NUDIX hydrolase, whose product is MRREILVVAAILLDRQGRVLLVGNDWGRKGQVRYTLPGGTVEPGETVLEALAREVREETGLWVKAVEHLAYVIQVEDRRKNERTLAMAFKASYEGLLNPKDPDGHIVEARFFTPEEVAAKLAGHRPLQEPLLDYLSGERGRFYAYTGWGQPGVRV
- the prfA gene encoding peptide chain release factor 1, producing MLDKLARLEEEYRELEALLADPEVLKDPGRYQNLSRRYAEMGEIIALIRDYRKVLEDLEGLETLLEDPDLKEEAKAEKERLLARKDELERELERHLLPKDPMDERDAIVEIRAGTGGEEAALFARDLLEMYLRFAEEMGFETEILDSNPTDLGGFSKVVFEVRGPGAYGTFKYESGVHRVQRVPATETQGRIHTSTATVAVLPKAEEADFQLNMDEIRIDVMRASGPGGQGVNTTDSAVRVVHLPTGIMVTCQDSRSQIKNREKALMILRSRLLEMKRAEEAEKLRQTRLAQIGTGERSEKIRTYNFPQSRVTDHRIGFTTHDLEGVLSGHLQPLLEALKRADQERQLEAMTEA
- a CDS encoding ZIP family metal transporter, translated to MDTPVLHALLGGLFTWGLTAVGAASVFLAQEPSRKLLDGMLGFAAGVMLAASVFSLLLPGMEMAEAQGQNPLVPAVVGFLLGGALLRLLDRFLPHIHLMPEARAEGLPTHWRRTTLLILAITLHNFPEGLAVGVAFGAADLDPTGAASLGAAIALAVGIGLQNLPEGLAVAWPLRRAGVGAGLAFFYGQLSAIVEPLGAVLGALLVGQMMALLPYLMALAAGAMVFVIVEEVIPESQAEGNGDVSTFGVMVGFATMMALDVALG
- a CDS encoding dolichyl-phosphate-mannose-protein mannosyltransferase, producing MADFRDFLEKTKETVRSVADEAEKRLLELKDKLDQDKDGRPDVVERALEEAKKALEEAKARLRELDQDQDGLPDQLKGLAEAAKKAAETAKAKAEEAARLLRERLGRG
- a CDS encoding SCO family protein; this translates as MRWLGLSLALLALLGVAYLFLPKGHSFYGTRLMQPKPVDFALQGPGDPVRLADFQDKVVLLFFGYVHCPDVCPTTLLALKRAYEKLSPKEQERVQVVFVSVDPERDPPEVADRYAKAFHPRFLGLSGSPEAIREVAQGFGVYYQKTQYRGPGEYLVDHTATTFVVQGGKLVLLFSPDKVEATDKVVADLRALL
- a CDS encoding copper chaperone PCu(A)C, yielding MRRWMALPFLLGLALAQEVRLVEGWVRYPASLAVTAAYLTLENPGERPLRLLGAEAAWAERVELHGTFHQEKDGKMVMGMRPVDFAEVPPKGRLVLKPGGYHLMLFNLKRPLKLGEKVELVLKFQNGTQLKVLLPVEAR